The Crassaminicella indica genomic interval CTTTCTTATATATTTAAAATTCCTTCAGGGGCTGCTATTATTATTTTTTCTGTTTTTGCATATTTATTTGTGTCGCTTGTTAAGAATAGAAAAAGAATTTCTTATTAAAGGATTAGCTTAAAGTTTTTACTGCATTTGGTTTATATTCATAAAACTACAAGGAATTTATAAAATAAAAAAACAAATACTAATAATGAAAAGGTAAAAATTTATTTAAGGAGTTGAAATTATGGCTAAAAATAAAGCAGTAGTTCTTGAAGCAAGAGCAGCCTTAAATCAATTCAAATTGGAAATATCAAATGAATTAGGTTTATCTAAAGAATTAACTTCAAGGAAAAACAGATACGATAGTGGATATATGGTAAAAAAATTAATTGAAATATCTAAAGAAACTTAAAGAAGAATAAACCTCTTTTGCGATAAGGCAGGGAGGTTTATTTTATTTACTATAGAAAAATTTACAGGGTGTAAGTTTATAAAAAATACAAAAACTATTTTTTAAAGAAAGATTCTTATACAAATATGAAAGGGTAATGCTTATGAAAAAATGCATAGGAGCTTTTGTTTTATTTATAGTTATATTTTTTCCCTTTCAAAGCTTTGCAGAAAATGAAAGCTTGAATAATTTTATTTATATTGTTGTCAATGATCAGTTAGTATCCTTTCATGACACTTATCCTGTAGTAAAAAATGGAATAACTTATGTACCGATTAGCGCATTATCAGAATATTTAAAGGTTCATACAAAATGGGATCAGAGAAATAATTGTGTTTTTATTAGAAAGGGAAATAAAGAAATAATATTAGATCTTTCTCTTAAAGCGTTATTTACAGATAAAGGACAAATTTTAACAGATTGCATATTTTTAGAAAATAATCATACGATGGCTCCTTATAAGTTTATTGCTAATTACTTTGGATATGAGGTAAGCTATATTGATGAAGGTCCTATTGCAAGAGCAAGAAATGCTGCTTTATCAGTAGGAGATGATGAGTTGTTTTTTATGCTTCAAAATAAGATCATTAAAGAAAAGGAAAGGATTTTAGGAGAAATAAAAAAGAAACAAGAAGAAGCAAGAATGAAAAAGAGATTATTAAAAAAACAAGGAAAAATTGTATATATTACATTTGATGATGGTCCTAGTATATATACAGAAAAAATACTTAATATTTTAAATCAATATAACGCCAAAGCAACCTTTTTTATGCTTTCAGATAGAATAAGAATATATAAGAGCGTTGTTCGAAAATTAATAAATGAAGGTCATTCTGTAGGACTTCACGGGGTAAGCCATAATGTAAGAAAGATTTATAGATCTCCAAATACTGTTGTTTCTGAAATGAATATTTGCAATACATCTTTACAAAAGGTAGCAGGTATAAAAACTAATTTGATTAGAGTTCCTTATGGAAGCGTACCTTATATGACAAGTTCTTATAGAAAGGCAGTAAAAAGAGCAGGATATAAAATGTGGGATTGGAATGTTGATAGCAGAGATAGCTTAAGGAAAAATATTTCTCCGAATGTTATTATTAATAATGTAAAAAAACAAGTAAAAAGACATCGTGTACCAGTCATATTACTTCATGAAAGAAGCACGACTGTTAAGGCTCTTCCTCAAATATTAAAATATCTACAAAAAAATGGGTACAAACCTGTACCCATCAACAAAAGTCAAGATCCCATAAACTTTTGGAACAGGAGATATTAAGCCACATTATAGTGGCTTTTTAAATTTTAACCAATTCCTCCATAAATAATTCCTAAAACTAAAACAATGGCTGCTACAAATACAAAAATATATTTTGCAAAAAATCCCCACCATTTTCCTAATGGTCTTAAAGCACCTTGATTTACCTCAGCTTGTGCGCGTTCTATTCCGTAAATCCAGAAGAATGCAATAGCTGCAAGTAGTGCACTAAGAGGTAATAAATAGATGGTAATAAAATCTGCAAATTTTCCAAATAAACTCATATTGAGATCTAGGGGAATACCAAAAACAATGCCAATACATGCAGCAGCAATTACACCTTTTTTTCTACTAAAGCCAAGTCTATCCATAAATGCTTCTACTATTACTTCCATTAAAGCTACTTCTGTAGAGATGGCAGCGAATATAATACATAAGAAAAATGCAATACCAAAGAAAGTTCCTCCGCTTAGCTTTGTGAAAATATGAGGCATTGTAATAAAAAGCAGAGGAGGACCAGCTGAAACATCTAAATGAAATGCAAATGCTGCTGGAATAATGATAAATGCTGCTAAAAAAGCTGCTGATGTATCAAAAAAAGCAGTTTGTATTGCAGAGGAAGGAATGTCCTCATCTTTTCTTAGATAACTTCCGAGTACTAGCATAGCACCTCCACCTAAAGATACTGTAAAAAATGCCTGTCCTAATGCCATAATCCAAGTAATAGGTTTTAGTAGGTAAGACCAATCAGGTAGTAGTAAATAATTTACTCCTTCAATAGAGCCAGGCAGGGACAAGGATCGAACCATAAGTAGGATAAAAATAATAAACAATGATGGCATCATGATTTTATTTACTTTTTCAATACCTTGTTTTATTCCAAATATGACAATGCTAAGTGTGATCAGTATTGCAAGTATGTTCCAAAATATACTTTCAGGATGTCCTGCAAAGCTTTCAAAAGCACTATCAATATCCATATGATGAAAAGCACCTAATACAGCTAAAGAAAAATATTTTAATACCCATCCTACTACAACGGAATAGAATGTAAATATTCCTCCTATTGCAGCTACAGGGATACTCCCTATTATTGCACCGAATGGAATATTCTTTTCTTTAAATACTTTCTCAAAAGCACCTATAGGACCTCTTTGTTGAGATCTACCAAATGCAAATTCTCCCATAAGTCCAGTTGTTCCTAATAAAAAGACAAATAAAAGATAAGGAATAAGAAAGGCTGCTCCTCCAAATTGTCCTAATCGCCAAGGAAACATCCATATATTACCTAGACCGATGGCAGAACCAATACAAGCTAAAATAAATCCAAGTTTTCCTGTCCAAGTTTCTCTTTCTACTAAGTTTTTTGATGACATGATCTTCACCGTCCTTTTCTAAAAATAAAAAAACTTTCCATAGGAAAGTTTAAGGTACACAAAAATAAAACCCTGTATAGGGAAAGCTTATTTACTACCTATCTACAATCCTACCTATTTAAGAAATAATAATATAAAAACCTACAAAGCTACAAATGATTCTACTAAAGACTTTTTTATTATAGGAAAAATGCATACTGCTGTCAACAAAGTTTGTGGATATTTTTCCTGATTTTTTTGAAAAATATCATTTAATCCACATTTATAAGATGGATTAATAAGTTGAAAATATAAAAAGAACAATATGGTTAAACTATTGAATAGTTACTGAAAGCAAGGAGGAGCAAATGATGAATAAAGAGGTGATTTCTGATAAGCAGGCTATATCTATTGTAGTACTTTTTATGTCTGGTACATCTACTATGCTAATGCTAGCATTAGATGCATATGGTGATTTTTGGTTAGCTATTATTTTTGCTGTAGTAATAGCATTATTCACTACATTTATATTTTCTCAGTTACATGGCATTTATCCAGAAAAAGATTTTTTTGATATGTGTGAAGCTTGTTTTGGGAAAAGTCTCGGAAAGGTGATATGCATTTTATATATTTATTTTATTATTGAAGAAGCAACAGCAGTACTAATAAATACTAAGCAATTCATTACAGAAACAACTATGCCCGAAACACCTCAGACAATAGTAATTATTCCACTTATGCTTTTATGTGTTTGGGCTGTGAAAAGTGGAATTGAGGTTATAGGTAAGTGGTCAGAGCTTAGTATGATTATTTTTGTAAGCTTGATAATTATTATGGGAATATTATTAATTCCACAGATGGAGCTTGATAATTTTGAGCCTATATTGTATAAGGGAATCAAACCAGTTTTGAAAGGAACTTTATCTGCATTCACATTTCCTTTTGGTGAAATTGTAATGCTTGCTATGGTATTTTCAAATTTTAAAACGAAAAAATCTGCTTATAAAGTTTATATGCTTGGAATATTTATATCAGGAATAATTGCATTAATGACTTCAATAACTACAATTTTAGTTTTAGGGATAGATATTGCTACAACTTCATATTTTCCTGTTTTTAATGCAGCATCAGGAATTGATATTGGAGATTTCATACAAAGACTTGAAATAATAGCAGCACTGATTGGAGTAATAGGTGCATTTCTTAAAAATAGTATATTGTTATTAGCTGTGTGTAAAGGAATTACAAAAATATTTCATCTTACGAACTATCATTTGATGATTATACCTGTTTCATTACTCATCATCAATTATTCTAATATTTTGGTAGATAGTAGAATGAGATTTGTAGAATGGAATGAGAAGGCTTGGTCTTACTATGCTGTTGTGTTTGAGCTTTTTATACCAATGATTATGCTGCTCATTGCTACAATAAAAAAAGGAGCTATGGATTCAATGAGAAAGCAGCAGTAAGTAAATCGTCAAAAGGAATATATTTCAAGTGTCGAATTTAATAAAATTAACACAGATTTAACAAACATAGCAAGAAAATAATGTATGCTATAAATGAGAATAGTTGATATAGTAGAATTTTGGGAGGGTAGGTATCGTATGAAGATTTTTTTTGAATTGCTTGGAGGACTTGGTTTATTCCTTTATGGTATGACCATTATGGGAGATGGATTACAGAAGTCCGCTGGGGATAAAATGAAGAAAATTATTGAAGTACTTACAAACAACAGAATTATGGCTGTTCTAGTAGGTGCTGTAGTAACAATGATTATTCAGAGTAGTAGTGCGACTACTGTAATGGTTGTAGGATTTGTAAATGCAGGAATTATGAACTTAGTTCAGGCTACAGGTGTAATTATGGGTGCTAATATAGGAACGACAATTACGGCACAGATTGCATCATTAAAATTAACAGAAATTGCACCTATTGTAGTTGGAATCAGTGTAGGAGTTTGGCTTTTTACTAGCAATAAAAGAGTAAAAAATATTGCAGAAGTTTTTATAGGATTTGGAATTTTATTTATTGGTATGGATTTTATGAAGCATGCTGTAAAGCCTTTAAGAGAATATGAAGGGTTTAGAGATATGCTTCTTAGCTTTGGAAGAGGAACCTTTACAGATTCATTAATGGCAATTTTTACAGGATTTTTTGTTACTGCTGTTGTACAAAGTAGTAGTGCTACAACAGGAATATTGATTGCATTAGCTAGTGAAGGATTGCTTCCAATTGAAGCATCTTTACCAATTATATTTGGTACAAATATTGGAACCTGTGTTACGGCAATGCTTTCAAGTATAGGAGCAAATAGAACAGCAAAGAGAGCTGCTTTTATTCACTTTATGTTTAATATATTAGGAACATTAGTATTTATGCTATTATTTAAAGATATGACTATTGCTCTTGTAAAGAAGTTTTCGCCAACAGACGCAGCAAGACAGCTAGCAAATGCTCATACATTCTTTAACATTGCAAATACTTTATTGTTATTACCTTTTGCGAATATACTCGTAAAGTTAGCAAAAAAGGTTATTGTTGTTAAGGATTTTGAACGCACAAATCAAAGAGGAATTCAATACCTTGATGATAGAATGCTTGAAACCCCATCAGTTGCTATTGTTCAGGTAATCAAAGAAACATTGAATATGGCTAATTTAGCTTTAGAAAGTTATGAAAAATCAATGAATGCTTTCTTTGAAAATAGTGAGAAAATAGCGAATGAAACCTTTGCAATAGAGAAAGTCATTAACAGTATGGAAAGAGATATTGCTGAATATTTAGTAAAGCTTTCAAATACAAGCCTTTCTGCAAAACAACATGAAATTGTGAATGGATTATTTAATACTATAAATGATATAGAAAGAGTTGGAGATCATGCAGATAATTTAGCAGAATTAGCGATTTATCGAGTAGACAATAAATTAAACTTTAGTGAACAGGCTACAGGAGAATTAAAATCTATGCATGATCGTGTAGTAAAATCTTATAATCAAGCGATTCTTGCTTTAAAAACAGGGAATGTAAGTATAGCTAAAAAAATTCTTGAAAGAGAAGGAGAGATTGACCATATGGAAAAATCTCTTAGAGCTAATCATATTGAAAGATTGAATAAGCAACTTTGTAGTGCAAAATCAGGAATCGTATTTTTAGATATTATTAGTAACCTAGAAAGAATAGCAGACCATGCATCTAATATCGCTTTAGCAGTAATGGATACAACAGAAAAATAAAAAAGGATGATAGGATGATTTATTCATCCTTTTTTATTTTTGAAAAGCTAAATTAATTTCTTAACGCTGCAAGAAACTTTTATCATAAAATGCTTGAATATGATAAACAGTCGTTACTGATTTAAGTTTAAAATAAAAATTTGTGCCATAGTGCAATAAAGTAACCATAGTACAAGAAAATCAAAAAATGGTAGAAATTATACAGTAAAAAATATTGATTTGTACCATAGAAGAACACATTATTTTGTTATTCTTAACATAAGATTAAAAAAAAAGAGTGCAATTATAGAATTGAATATTATGTTATTTGATTCAGGTCAAGGTTTGTATATTACTATTTAAGTTCAGAAAATTATGAAAATAATGCGTAATATTATAAAAATTAGCGATATAAATGCAATAAAGTTGTCAAGGTGCAACTCAAAGGAAAACGTTAACAGAATTGTTTATGTATATAAAACTCTGTAAAAAAAATTAATGGTTAAAATAGCCATTTTATTTAAAGCAAATAAAAAAATTAAAGGAAGGGAGTTTTGTGTGTGTTAGAAAATCAACCAGTAGCTAATGCATCTGCAATTGCTGCTAAAAAGAAGCTGTCAGCCCAATTTTTCAGAAAAGGGATTACAATCGCATTACTTTCAGGTGTAACATATGGGTTTTATTCAGCATTTTTAACTTTAGGTATGACTAAGGGAGTTTGGGCTGATTGGTTTGGTCCAAACAAAGCAGGTTTATCAGCTTTTGTTATTACATTTGTATTAGCAGCAATAGGGAGTGCAGTAAATGATACATTAAGTGCTATCTGGGCAATGTTATTTGCAGCAGTACATGGTAAGTTTGGAGATTTTTTAAGATGTCTTAATACTACCCCGGGTCGAGTAATGGTTTTAGCTGCTCTAATTGGAGGGCCTGTTTCTAGTACAGCTTATGTTGTTGGTCTTCAAAAAGCTGGTTCAATTATTATTCCTATTACTGCTCTTTGTCCAGCTATTGGAGCTATTTTAGGAAGAATTTTATTCAAGCAAGAATTAAATAAGCGTATGATGCTAGGGATTGCTATTTGTGTTCTTGCTAGTTTTATGATTGGTAGTACAAGTATTAGTGGAGATGCAAAAGAAGGAGCTTTTTTAGGTGTTTGTATTGCTTTTATTGCTGCGCTTGGCTGGGGCTTTGAAGGCTGTGTAGCTGGTTATGGTACATCTATGATTGATTCTGAAATTGGTATTGCTATTCGTCAGGTTACATCAGGTCTTTCAAATCTAATTATACTACTTCCTATTTTTGGAATGATTGCAGGAAATGTTGGTATTTCAACTCATCTTGCATTTGAAGCATTTACAAGTGGATCTGCTATGATTTGGTTTGCTATAAGTGGTTTTTTTGCATATATTTCTTACATGTTTTGGTATAAAGGTAACAGTATGTGTGGTGCAGCTTTAGGAATGGCTTGTAATGGAACATTTTCATTTTGGGGACCGTTTTGTTGCTGGTTAGTACTTGGCGTATTTTGTGGTATCGATGGTTGGTCGCTACCACCTATAGCTTGGGTTGCTGCTGTACTTATGGTGATTGGTATTTTAATCATTTCAATGAATCCAATGGACTTATTTAGAAAAAAGGAGGAAAAGTAATATGAAACCTCTTAACTATGCTATTTTGAAATATTTTACAAAGGTTGAAGATGCTTGTGCGGAAGATGTTATTGAAGCCTTGAAAGATGAATATGGTAATTTCAAAGCTTTGAATAAAAAAGATGTACTTTCCGCTTTAATGACAGCTGAAGCTAATGGTCTTCTTGAAGAATCAAGATTTGAAATGTCAGAATCTGGTGAATTGTTGATTTATTACCGTGCCAATGAAGAAGGAGCAGCTACAATCAATAAATATATTAAAGATTAAAAGCTTAATAAAGATAAACAAACATTGAAGGAAAAGGAGGGAATGTAGTGCGATATTATGGAGAAGAAGCATTAGGTCTTATTGAAACAGTAGGGATGGTTCCTGCACTTGAGGCAGCAGATAAAATGCTAAAGGCCGCTAATGTTGAATTGGTATCATATGAAAATGTGGGTTCTACTCTTGTTACGATTATGGTAAAGGGGGATGTTGCTGCTGTTAAGGCGTCTGTAGAAGCTGGAGCTATAGCAGCTGCTGCAATAGGTAAATTAACAGCAAAAAATGTTATGCCACGACCTATAAGAAGTATTGGAGACATTGTTTCTATATATGATGTTGACAAATAAAAGTAAATTAGGGGAGAGGAACTACATATGAGCAAATATAATGCTTTAGGTTTAATAGAAACATTTGGTATAGTTTTTGTTTTAGAGGCTGCAGATGCAATGTGTAAAGCTGCTGATGTTGATTTGATAGGCTTTGAAAACGTAGCTTCTGGTTATATTTCTGTGTTAGTTTGTGGAGATGTAGGAGCATGTAAAGCAGCTGTAGAAGCTGGTGTAAAAGCTGTAGAGGATATGGATGCTGAAGTTTATAGCTCAGTTGTTATTGCAAGTCCACATCAAGATCTTGAAAAAATTATTTCACGATATTCACTTGATGTTTTAAATGCTTGATGAATTGTTAATATAGTATGGAAAAATATAGATTTAATGCAGAGGAAAGGGAGAGACATAAATGAATATTATAGATAATGATTTGCTCTCCATACAAGAGTCTCGAATTATTATAGAAAATGCGAGCAAAGCACAAAAAATGCTGGCAACTTTTCCACAG includes:
- a CDS encoding polysaccharide deacetylase family protein; amino-acid sequence: MKKCIGAFVLFIVIFFPFQSFAENESLNNFIYIVVNDQLVSFHDTYPVVKNGITYVPISALSEYLKVHTKWDQRNNCVFIRKGNKEIILDLSLKALFTDKGQILTDCIFLENNHTMAPYKFIANYFGYEVSYIDEGPIARARNAALSVGDDELFFMLQNKIIKEKERILGEIKKKQEEARMKKRLLKKQGKIVYITFDDGPSIYTEKILNILNQYNAKATFFMLSDRIRIYKSVVRKLINEGHSVGLHGVSHNVRKIYRSPNTVVSEMNICNTSLQKVAGIKTNLIRVPYGSVPYMTSSYRKAVKRAGYKMWDWNVDSRDSLRKNISPNVIINNVKKQVKRHRVPVILLHERSTTVKALPQILKYLQKNGYKPVPINKSQDPINFWNRRY
- a CDS encoding GerAB/ArcD/ProY family transporter; the encoded protein is MMNKEVISDKQAISIVVLFMSGTSTMLMLALDAYGDFWLAIIFAVVIALFTTFIFSQLHGIYPEKDFFDMCEACFGKSLGKVICILYIYFIIEEATAVLINTKQFITETTMPETPQTIVIIPLMLLCVWAVKSGIEVIGKWSELSMIIFVSLIIIMGILLIPQMELDNFEPILYKGIKPVLKGTLSAFTFPFGEIVMLAMVFSNFKTKKSAYKVYMLGIFISGIIALMTSITTILVLGIDIATTSYFPVFNAASGIDIGDFIQRLEIIAALIGVIGAFLKNSILLLAVCKGITKIFHLTNYHLMIIPVSLLIINYSNILVDSRMRFVEWNEKAWSYYAVVFELFIPMIMLLIATIKKGAMDSMRKQQ
- a CDS encoding BMC domain-containing protein gives rise to the protein MRYYGEEALGLIETVGMVPALEAADKMLKAANVELVSYENVGSTLVTIMVKGDVAAVKASVEAGAIAAAAIGKLTAKNVMPRPIRSIGDIVSIYDVDK
- a CDS encoding alpha/beta-type small acid-soluble spore protein encodes the protein MAKNKAVVLEARAALNQFKLEISNELGLSKELTSRKNRYDSGYMVKKLIEISKET
- a CDS encoding BMC domain-containing protein is translated as MSKYNALGLIETFGIVFVLEAADAMCKAADVDLIGFENVASGYISVLVCGDVGACKAAVEAGVKAVEDMDAEVYSSVVIASPHQDLEKIISRYSLDVLNA
- a CDS encoding Na/Pi cotransporter family protein, which gives rise to MKIFFELLGGLGLFLYGMTIMGDGLQKSAGDKMKKIIEVLTNNRIMAVLVGAVVTMIIQSSSATTVMVVGFVNAGIMNLVQATGVIMGANIGTTITAQIASLKLTEIAPIVVGISVGVWLFTSNKRVKNIAEVFIGFGILFIGMDFMKHAVKPLREYEGFRDMLLSFGRGTFTDSLMAIFTGFFVTAVVQSSSATTGILIALASEGLLPIEASLPIIFGTNIGTCVTAMLSSIGANRTAKRAAFIHFMFNILGTLVFMLLFKDMTIALVKKFSPTDAARQLANAHTFFNIANTLLLLPFANILVKLAKKVIVVKDFERTNQRGIQYLDDRMLETPSVAIVQVIKETLNMANLALESYEKSMNAFFENSEKIANETFAIEKVINSMERDIAEYLVKLSNTSLSAKQHEIVNGLFNTINDIERVGDHADNLAELAIYRVDNKLNFSEQATGELKSMHDRVVKSYNQAILALKTGNVSIAKKILEREGEIDHMEKSLRANHIERLNKQLCSAKSGIVFLDIISNLERIADHASNIALAVMDTTEK
- a CDS encoding sodium-dependent transporter yields the protein MSSKNLVERETWTGKLGFILACIGSAIGLGNIWMFPWRLGQFGGAAFLIPYLLFVFLLGTTGLMGEFAFGRSQQRGPIGAFEKVFKEKNIPFGAIIGSIPVAAIGGIFTFYSVVVGWVLKYFSLAVLGAFHHMDIDSAFESFAGHPESIFWNILAILITLSIVIFGIKQGIEKVNKIMMPSLFIIFILLMVRSLSLPGSIEGVNYLLLPDWSYLLKPITWIMALGQAFFTVSLGGGAMLVLGSYLRKDEDIPSSAIQTAFFDTSAAFLAAFIIIPAAFAFHLDVSAGPPLLFITMPHIFTKLSGGTFFGIAFFLCIIFAAISTEVALMEVIVEAFMDRLGFSRKKGVIAAACIGIVFGIPLDLNMSLFGKFADFITIYLLPLSALLAAIAFFWIYGIERAQAEVNQGALRPLGKWWGFFAKYIFVFVAAIVLVLGIIYGGIG